From one Physeter macrocephalus isolate SW-GA chromosome 18, ASM283717v5, whole genome shotgun sequence genomic stretch:
- the CRIPTO gene encoding protein Cripto yields the protein MDQRKMERFSSSMILILAFSRAFELGLVTGLGHCELARPSQGDLAFRDDGFQSREEPAIRHRPSQFVPSTGIQNSKELNRTCCLNGGTCMLGSFCACPPSFYGRNCEHDMRKQNCGSVPHDTWLPRKCSMCKCWHGQLRCFPQPFLPGCDGHVMDEHRTASGTPELTLSACALMLPGICFAIQSYY from the exons ATGGACCAAAGAAAGATGGAGCGCTTTTCTTCCAG TATGATTTTGATCCTGGCCTTTTCCAGAGCATTTGAACTGGGATTAGTCACTG GATTGGGCCACTGTGAACTTGCCCGTCCGTCACAGGGAGACCTGGCCTTCAGAGACGACGGCTTTCAGTCCCGGGAGGAGCCTGCAATTCGTCATCGGCCTTCCCAGTTTGTACCATCTACGGGAATCCAGAACA GTAAGGAGCTAAACAGAACCTGCTGTCTGAATGGGGGAACCTGCATGCTGGGGTCCTTTTGTGCCTGCCCCCCCTCTTTCTATGGACGGAACTGTGAGCATGACATGCGCAAACA GAACTGTGGGTCTGTGCCCCATGACACCTGGCTGCCCAGAAAGTGTTCCATGTGTAAATGCTGGCACGGCCAGCTCCGCTGCTTTCCTCAGCCGTTCCTACCTGGTTGTG ATGGCCATGTGATGGATGAGCACCGCACAGCTTCCGGGACTCCAGAATTAACACTGTCTGCATGTGCTCTTATGCTACCTGGCATCTGCTTTGctatacaaagttattattaA
- the XCR1 gene encoding chemokine XC receptor 1 — MEPSHFPETTTPFEYDPQSFLCEKKTFVFATFSTTILYCLVFFLSIVGNSLVLWVLVKYESLESLTNVFILNLCLSDLVFSCLLPVWILGYHWGWLLGDFFCKLLNMIFSISLYSSISFLTIMTIHRYLSVVSPISSLRVHTLQCRVLVTIAVWAASILSSIPDAIFHKVFPLGCDYSELKWFLASVYQHNIIFLLSLGIIVFCYVEILRTLFRSRSKRRHRTVRLIFTIVTAYFLSWAPYNLILFLQTLLKLGVIQSCEVSQQLDYALLICRNVAFSHCCFNPVLYVFVGVKFRRHLKSLLRHFWLCRQQTPGLPPPPHPPGAFTYEGTSFY; from the coding sequence ATGGAGCCCTCACACTTCCCGGAGACCACCACCCCTTTCGAGTATGATCCTCAGAGCTTTCTGTGTGAGAAGAAGACCTTTGTCTTTGCCACCTTCAGCACCACCATCCTGTACTGCCTGGTGTTCTTCCTCAGCATAGTGGGCAACAGCCTGGTGTTGTGGGTCCTGGTGAAATATGAGAGCCTGGAGTCCCTCACCAACGTCTTCATCCTCAACTTGTGTCTCTCAGATCTGGTGTTCTCCTGCTTGTTGCCCGTGTGGATCTTGGGGTACCACTGGGGCTGGTTGCTGGGAGACTTCTTTTGCAAGCTCCTCAACATGATCTTCTCCATCAGCCTCTACAGCAGTATCTCCTTCCTGACCATCATGACCATCCATCGCTACCTGTCCGTGGTGAGTCCCATCTCATCCCTGCGTGTCCACACCCTCCAGTGCCGCGTGCTGGTGACCATAGCTGTGTGGGCAGCCAGCATCCTGTCCTCCATCCCCGATGCCATCTTCCACAAGGTGTTCCCTTTGGGCTGTGATTATTCAGAACTCAAGTGGTTCCTAGCCTCAGTCTACCAGCACAacatcatcttccttctctccttgggGATAATCGTGTTCTGCTACGTGGAGATTCTCAGGACCCTGTTCCGCTCGCGGTCCAAACGGCGCCACCGGACAGTTAGGCTCATCTTCACCATTGTGACGGCATACTTCCTCAGCTGGGCTCCCTACAACCTGATCCTGTTTCTGCAGACACTGTTGAAACTTGGGGTCATTCAGAGCTGCGAGGTCAGCCAGCAGCTGGATTATGCCCTGCTCATCTGCCGCAACGTTGCCTTTTCCCACTGCTGCTTCAACCCGGTGCTCTACGTCTTTGTCGGGGTCAAGTTCCGCAGACACCTCAAAAGTCTGCTCCGGCACTTCTGGCTCTGCCGGCAACAGACACCTGGCCTTCCCCCGCCACCTCACCCCCCAGGTGCCTTCACCTATGAGGGCACCTCCTTCTATTGA